TTAAATGGGTATTATATGGGCATTTTTTTTCAGGTCATCAAATGAGAAACCTGGCCCACCCAAAGCACCTGGCATCCTCACCTCACCTCCTATCCCAAGCTGGCTTCTGGGCCCACCATTGCATTGGCTCCATGATCTGGTGACCTCCATGTTACTAAATCCAATGAACACGTTGCAACAGCATTTGCCATAATTAAGCACTTCCTCTTGGAAATATTCTGTTCTCTTAACTTTTAAGATACCACTTTTATGAAACTCTCCTggtttgccttttcatttattGGCAATTACATCTCAGTCTCTAATAACAGATGTATAAATTTTGGGGGTGCCCCAAAGCTCctcctctcattcttttttttttttttttttttttttttttttttacagaggcagagatagacagggacagacagacaggaacagagagagatgagaagcatcaatcatcagtttctcgttgcgcgttgcgacttcttagttgttcattgattgctttctcatatgtgccttgaccgcgggccttcaacagactgagtaaccccctgctggagccagcaaccttgggtccaagctggtgagctctttgctcaagccagatgagcccgcgctcaagctggcgaccttggggtcttgaacctgggtccttccgcatcccagtccgacactctatccactgtgccaccacctggtcaggcctcctctCATTCTGGATTGCTAGACTGTATCATATTATGTCTGTACAAGGACTACTTCCTAATTCTATCTCTAGTCCATCCACCTTTTGAGCACCTATGTGAGTATCTCACAAATGTAAACCGAACTCATTCTTTCCCCCAATTCCCTTCTTCTCCAGTGCTGCCCATTTCAGAAAATGGCAAAACCCTGAACAATGATAGGATATTTTACTTCAATTTCAACAGTTCATCAATTACCAAGGCCTATCAATTCTACTTCCCATATCTCTCATAAACTCATTCATTTTCCTCCACTTCCATTGTCACTGCCCTAGTCCAAAACATCTTTTGGGACTCCAAACTGACCCCTTCAATTAGGAGTACTGCCCTCCTCCCCAgaatgctcttttatttttccagtgctcttcttctttttttttttaataggtgagTGGAGGGAagattgtgagacagactcctgcatgtgctctgaccaggatctacctggctgccccacctggggccaatgctggagtaccaagctatttttagcacctgaggctgatgtactccaatAGAGCTATCCTAAGCACCCAGGGCTACACTCgaaacaactgagccactggctgcgggaggggacgagggagagaaagggaagagggaagggggaaagcagatagttacttctcctgtgtgccctgatccagaatcaaacccaagacgtcTATATGCTGGggtgacactccatccactgaaccaccggccAGTGCCTCCAAGGCTCTTAAATATAAATCTAATCATTTTCCCtaacatttataatcaaaactaaaACTGAAGTCTAAACTCTTTCCCAGAAACTGAAGGCTTTAAGTAATCTAGCCCCTGCCTACCTCTAGTCCTAATTCACAGCTTCTCACTCCTAAATGTTCTATGTCCAAGCTACGCCTTTGTGTTTTTTGGATCCTTCAAGTGCCTTACTGTCTGAGACTTGCACATACTCTTTCTCTACTTGTAATGCACTGCCTCCTCTTTAACTAGCACAGTATTTCCAAGTGCTAGCCTAAGTACATCAAAGTCATCCAAGAGCATTCTTTTTTACAACTGGGGGTCCTGGTCCCTACCTAAGACATACTGAGTTAAATTTCTAAGAGTGCAACCCAGAAATACACCTTCTTAAAAGCACCCCCAGATAATTCTGATGTGAAGCCAGGTTTGGGAATGACTGTTAGTCAGCTTTCGGGTCTCAGCTTCAAGCTCACTTCCTCAGAAAGCCAATACCCACTTGTAACATTCTCAGAGCTACCTGTATTTCTCTTGCACAGCATATACCATAATGTTATTGAAAGATTGGTGAAGTCATTTAATATCTGACTTTCCCCAAAAAATATCAGTTTTATAATTTactgttttacttaaaatatttggtCATGCAAGGCTTTTTAGTAAGAGAATTTTACATTACCTAGAAAACATCCTCTAGCAGTTACAGAATTTGCTAATATGAGCAAGGAATACTTTGTGAAAGCCTGTATTAAATAAATTACTCTTAAAGATAAGTAAGTTCAATGTCTGAAGAACAGAACAGGTCAGTTTAAGAGCTTCACTGGTGATGCAGTTTATACTTCAGGAGTCTCAAGTGCCCTACACAGGACTGCCCTGAGGTAGGTCATTCACTTGGAAAACCAAGGATCCCAGGTATCATAAGCCTGACTTACCTTCTGTAGTTTCTTAAAGGAGGATGCCTTCATGTTTTCTGATAACTTAACTGAAAAAtactattaattttattaaggagaaaagaatcaagatttttttaaaaagataacctgAATTAAGGCGTAACTTTAAAAACAAGGTTAGaatatatggaaatatttaagaaaagtaaGAAATGAGTTTCCAAGCAAAAattagtatttgttttaaaacttcCAGTTCCACCATACTATTCCAGTGGCACCATCATATCCAAAGCAAATACTTCAGTCCTACAGAACTTACCGAAACGGCAATCATTTCTAACCCCCCCACCAAAAGGACCTATCTTTACAATATagaggtaggcaaaagtaggtttacagttgtgagtacacaaaacaatgtattcttgcattatttattaattaattattgtatttcccATACAAACTATAGAaccacttttgcccacccctatataTATAGTAATACATTCTCCTCTTTTGATTCTCTTTTACATCCAATCTTACCAATACTCTGTATAGTTTCAAGAAGCAACAAGTTTAATTAATACTTAGCTCCAGAAAAAGCAAACAGTAACCTTTCAATGAGATCACTGcatcttttaataaaaaaggatACAAAATCTCTAAGTTGTCCAAATATTTCATCCACTTTCccaatttgttctttgttttctaaataaactgGAGCATTGAAATAAGGCACCTTATTTtcatctgtggtacatttacaaacTATGTCATCTTCACAAGGATGCAGGAACTCTCCTAATACTGAAACAGgacaagaaaacattaaaatataaaataatttcaaatgataCTAACTTCTTCTGGAAGCTTTCTTCTTGGCTATCTGGGATTTCACCATATCTATTCTACTGAGGCACAAAGCCTTCCTGAGTTGGTACAGCAATCCACAACacactagctatgtgacctggAGTAAGGGTCTCACCTCTTCTCTGCTAAAGTGTCCTCATCTTTAATACAGGGATAAGAATAGTTCCAACACCTAACTTGTAGTACTGTATTGTTAGTAAAGTGCAACATTAAATATCAAGTGCTTAGAAAAATACCTGGCACACTAAGATCACTCAACCTATAACATTgactttattataataataactactattATTTGGTTAAACATTTTACTGTCTATTCTTCCTTCTACTCAATCTCTAATTGTAAAATCAGTCTTGGTTGTTCGCctgttatctctctctccttttatactTTGTCACTACTACCTCTTCACCAATGATTCTTCAATCTTTTCCAGAAAACTGtggaatctcaaaataattacctTTATTCCTGACACCCAAACTAAAATACTAATCACAATGCTACAAAACCAACTTTCCACCCTTATCACTCAGGCTCAAAACCTGGAACTTTTTATCAATCATCAATATTGGCCAAGTTCTACAAAGTTTGTTTTCATTGAAATAGCTCTcctagcctgaccggtggtgacacagtggatagagagtcaacctgggatgctgaggtcccaggttcaaaaccccaaggttgccggcttaagtgcaggatcgccagcttgagcgtgggatcactgcCTTGAGTGTAGGATCAGAAGACATGATCTCACagtcgctgtcttgaagcccaaggctgctcgcttgagcaaggggtcactggctcagcttgagccctacagtcaaggcacgtaagagaagcaaccaatgaacaatgaaagtgacacaactacaagttgatacttctcccttcctctcttctcttcccctcctgcattaaaaaaaaaaagaaagaaagaaaagaaaaaaatcactcttCCATCTAACCTTTCCTTGTTCCTCTCAGTTACACCATGCACGACTTCCTTCATGCATGACTGTTAAAACAGCTTCTGGGCTAGCATCTCTGACTCCAGCCATCACCTTCTTACTGATCCAACTTACTATTTATGTGAGACTGTGTTCATCCTTTCTCCTCTTAGATATAGGCTTGTACTGTCAAATCTGTCTCACTTTTCATGACTTCCATCCCACTTCATTGGTAATTACCAGAAAACTGCTCTAATTTGATCTTTTTGCTTGACTGCCCTTGAGTAGTTTCCCTTCCAAACAAAATCTTTTTCTCGCTTCTCTTCCCTGAGTAAGATCAAGTGAGACAACGTGCTGCATTGCTTTATATCTCAAATATATCTGATTGATCACTTATTCCTAACTATGACTCTGACAAAGAAACTTAACTCAGAAccacagttttcttatctgtaaaatggggacaactgGGGTAAGCACAAAATATGACCTATTTAATATCTTCCTTTTGGCCTAAGTTCAAGTTCCAACTCCACGATGCACTCTACGTGTCCTTCAGCTTTCTTACTCCCACCCTTACATGCTGATGAGGATTATAAGTCCGTTTACGGCATCTCCACAGACTTGACTCCCCAACCCTGCAGCAGGTTGCTGAATCTATCTTACAGCACCGGACTCCCAGTCACACTCACTACTCTAAGACAATCCCCCAACCTCCGCAACCCTTCCCTCCCCACAAGGAGGCTAAGCTTTCACACCAACATACAAACTACATGTTCCGGAGGTCCTTGGTCTTGGCCTTTGTTAAAGCCTCCGCGTCCACCCCCACGTCCAAATCCTCCTCTGCCGCCGCCTCTGAAATTACCGCCACCTCCACCTCGAAAGTAGTTGTTGCCGCTGCCGCCACGACCGAAGCCACCACCTCGATGAAAGCCTCCACGCCCTCCGCCTCGAAAAGACATGCTTGCTCCTACCTGGCGAGAAAGACAGTGCGTGCCATTTGGCTACTGTGGCCTCTGGGTACACCACCTAATATCTGTGAGCACCGGTCAGCGTAGCATAAAAGGGACAGTAGTAACGACACTGTCTCCTGACCCGCCAGACCCGTCGCCCTCAGTTGGTGCTTCCCCCCTGCAGGCAGCAAGACCTTCGCGCcgctgtctcttccttccttccttctcccccccgCAGCTGGGCTCCCGTCCAGCGTCGCCGCGCCCCCTGTCTCTGCCGCACTCACCAGCTCCACGTGCGCCTCGGGCCGGGCGCGCACACCCCCGCCCGGCACTTCCGCCGGTCCTGAGCCTCCTCGGCCTCCGTACCGGCGCCAAGTTGGGGGAGACAGCAGAACACACGAATAACTtgtttacaaaatttaaaaaaacaactcactggCAGAACTAACGATGCTGTGAAACTTTCCAAAACAGCCTCCGGCGCTGAAAGAGTAGCAATAATACCCAACTTCAACCCTGGTTTACGACAGTCAAGTCCACTTGCCTGCCAAGGAAGTTACGTAGAATAGCGGCGGCCGCCGCGCCCTGACGTTGCCCGGGTGTGTCCGCGGCGCTGTTCCCGGAGGCTCTGGGCGGGAGCCGGGGCCCTCTCCCGGCGCTCCGTGGTCCGCGGGGGTTGCGGCTGGTCTCGCCGGGCCCCGCCTTCCCGGCTGCGAGGTGATCGCCTGGGCCGTCAGCTCGTTGCCACGTCTCTGAGGAGCTTTGCGCCGCGCTCTGCCCAGAGGTGGATGAGGGCGCGTCCGGACCCCGTGTGAGGGCTTGTCCGCCTTTGTTTTcggtttgggggtggggtgcgggGTGTGCGCGCGTTCTTccgagttgttttgtttttcctttcttatagTTGAAGTACGCACAATTATGGGCTCAACTGTGTGCCCATATTTTTGCTCTGTGGTTTCACTAGAAGAAAAAGATGCCCGTGTTCTTTGGAAGAAACTGTTAACCTGATAGGAAACCAAACCGTATTTTATCCTTCGTACCGGGTAGTTGATTCATTTGTCAAGTACGTGTTGAGCTCTGCCAGGCTGTACTACAAGTCCCTCTACCCTTCTTCCTTTAAGCCCTTGATATCTGACCTAAGCTTATACTGAAACTTCTCACCCAAAGAAAGCTAGTGACCTATTTATCTAATTTGGTTTGTCTCTTTTACACCCTCTGAGACCTTACCTTGATATTTAGTACAGCCGATCTCCGAAAGAGTGAAGGGTGGTGGTACCTATTAAGAGGGTTGTTTtgattttgaaagaatttttgtTAATTTCACTATGGAAATAGGAGGAATCACAACATGTCTTCTACAATAAAGTGTAAGCTGCTTGAGAAAGCACCTAACAGTCCTGTATATGAAAGGAATTGAATTAAATCTATACATCATACAGAGGTAGAAATATTCATAACTCACCTGCTCTATTTTGCTTTGTGTCATTTAGTGTTTGTTTATATTCAGTGTAATCGGTGTTCCACTTAGTATCTCCAGCTCAGTGTGATGAAACCGCTGTACTTTTATGGGACCTTCAAGATTACCTCGTTCCACTTTATTTTACATGTAAGGAACTGACATTCAGAGAAGTGAAGTAACTTCCCCAGCTAATTAGAGGGACAGCCTAGAACTTTGGGTTCTCCCAGTCCTTAGTCTTTTTCCGGCGGTCCTTGGTCCGCAGGGGTTGCGGCTGACCTCGCTGGGCCCCGCTTCCACTTCCCAAATTGTTCATCACTCCAGTTCTGTTTGTCCTCATGGTAGTGTTGAACTCTTGGTTTCTGAACCTTTGAGcactttccttcttctcttatCATCATTATCAACATCCCTACCCAGCCTTGGTTGCACTCTCTTTTATCCAAAGCCATCAATTTCTATTCATTCCTTCTAAGGTAGTTTTTTGTACTGTCATTCCAGGCCTCCTATTATCACAACCACACTTTCTTGTGTTATTCATACCATAAATCACCCAATACAACCTATAAGCATTCAAAAGTACAGCAATAACAGCAGTGAACTACAACTCACACTCTCAGCAtctttgttgttttaaagtaAATACTTCCAGGCTTAACTTTTCTTCCTCCTATCTATACTGCATGTGATGACATATTGACCTTACTAAAAGTTTCCTCATAccacagccatcctcagtactcCAAATAGCTCCCCATTTCCTTTAGCAACAAATCTAAAGTAGAATTTCTCTATTGATTAGGCCTTCTATATAATTAGTAATACTTCTCCCCTGCCTCTACACCTTCCCTCTGCCCCATCAAGCCAACATTATTGCCTTATTTCTCTTTATCTGCCATTCATTGCACAATTGAACACTTTCTGCTTGGAAAAAGCTCCATATCCCATTCATTCATGGGACcagtctttttctgtctttctaccCTGGAGGAGCCCTTGAAATAATTTTCATGTCTTAAACAcctgcataaatatttatttaacacctgtatatatatatatatatatataaacatggcTAGCAAGTTGACATAATGACCCAATAATGATTGTCAGTGCTTTTTCAactgataaaatacacataacataaactttactatctttatcatttttaaacatGTAGTCCAGtgattcacattgttgtacaactcGGTGCTCTTTTGAGTAAAGAAGGTTTctctgtgaatttatttttattcacctCTGCAGTTTTCCCCTCCTCACAAACAATATCAATTATGATGCAAATTAAGTGACAGAGGAAACTAGTTTTTCCTTTAATTTAGGCAAGGTTgcaaattgattttagtgaatgTTAATCTCTTTCTATAGGCCTATATATGCATAAAAGTGTTggtattaaaactaaaaataatgaaatgtacCTATTTAATATGAAATCTTTgcttgtcttttgctgtgtataTTCTCAGGTCTGAGTCAGTCTTAAGACTGACATACACAGATTTCATTTGCAGCCATAATGAAATGGTTTCTGTCTTTGTTCTTAATGCTCATCATTATACACAAAAAAGATGTACAAGTAAGAAGTTGAAAAGTACAGTAAAATGTTTATTACTTTCCTATGAAAGGCAAAATGCTCTTCTTTCACAGAAATCCAGAACCTGTAGAAATACAGATCAGCAAATTTCATATTATGTTTATAATCATCAACTCACAAAGTTCTTTCTCAGTCAGATGCTGAGGCTGAAGAGAAGGTGCGGagaaaggagccctcattcaGTCATACACTTGTGTTGAAAGGGAGGGAAAATACTGTTCAGTTTTGTTCTCCAGTTTCTACTGCAATTTGGCCTCAATTTGATACTTGAGACTTTCTCATTCTCAAGTGCAAGCAGCAGTGGAAACcgactgctcacaaacattaggggatatttcaaaatgaatatgaagctataaaaaaaaagcatttgatatgtcacttgctactcaatcacaaaAATTGAGTTTGCAtcacatttgcataattgaacaactttctttgacttgttgtttgcttttctgatgttcttgtttaataaaaatcaaatgctttttttaatcgcttcatatttattttgaaatatcccctaatgtttgtgagcagtgtatttcaggATTTCTTTTTGCCGTATGATTTTTCCAACATTTAGATTTCTATTTAAAACCAAGAATCTTGTCACTTGAAATCAAAATATTTCTCCAGGCCTTTGAAGATACTTGTTCAACTAGTTTATGTGATAGAAAATGTCTGAGTAGTTTCTGCAGCCATTCTTGAACTTCAGAACATTTGGCAAAATCTAGACtattttcctgaaaatattcCCGCAATTCACTTCTTAGCTCAAGAATCCTATTAAGAACCAAAATCTGTATTATTTTCTCTTACTGTGTAGCATATTACCCCAACACTTAGGGCCTAAAACAATGAACAATACCTTTCATAATCTCTAGGTCAGAAATTCAGAAACAGGTTAGTGTGCTGGTCCTGGTTATGGTCTCTCATGTGGTTGCAAAGTGTTGACTGGGCTGCAATCCTTTGAATGCACAGCTGGATATGGAGAATCGGTTTTGGAGACAGCTCACTTGTACCTAGCAAGCTAATGCTGTCTCTTGCCAAGAGGACTTAGTTCCTTGCCACGTGGGCCTGTTTACAGAGTGCTTAAGCATTCTCATGACAAGGCTGCTGGCTTTCCCATGAATGAATGATCTCCCAAGCCAGATTTTCTGCATGTGGTAGTAGATTTATGTGGTCTTTGTCCAGGTTTCCACATAGGTTTTTAAACATTCTCGATAAATTTAACCATTTGataattttagtcatttttgtaGCATCTCccagaatttttttcatttcagctcCAAAAATGTCTGGCACCAGCCCTTGTCTGGGAGGAAAACAGTATGTAGTGAATACatcaggattttctttttcttagggaGTGATGCTAAAATCATATATGGGGCACCATCAATGCAGGTGGCAAACACTTTCTCCCAAATGTACCTTTTGTATCTAATatgaagacaaaataataaatgtagcTTGGCCTTTGTTTGGGGCAGCATTTTATTATCATGggaaaattttcttgaatttcacCACAATTTACATATCTTGCAAATGCTAACATACGACATTTGTATTGAAATGTGTTGATCCATCATTGTGGATAAAAGGTTTTTTGGTTTATTACACAAAATCTCTTAAGCATCATGTGCCATGTCATCAATTTATCAAACTTAGAcaatgaacctttttttttttttttttttgtatttttctgaagctggaaacggggagagacagtcagactcccgcatgcgcccgaccaggatccacccggcacgcccaccagggggcgatgctctgcccctctggggcgtcgctctgttgtgaccagagccactctagcgcctggggcagaggccaaggagccatccccagcgcccgggccatctttgctccaatggagccttggctgtgggaggggaagagagagacagagaggaaggagaaggg
The sequence above is drawn from the Saccopteryx bilineata isolate mSacBil1 chromosome 5, mSacBil1_pri_phased_curated, whole genome shotgun sequence genome and encodes:
- the GAR1 gene encoding H/ACA ribonucleoprotein complex subunit 1 isoform X2; translated protein: MSFRGGGRGGFHRGGGFGRGGSGNNYFRGGGGVLGEFLHPCEDDIVCKCTTDENKVPYFNAPVYLENKEQIGKVDEIFGQLRDFYFSVKLSENMKASSFKKLQKFYIDPYKLLPLQRFLPRPPGEKGPPRGGGRGGRGGGGRGGIGRGGRGGGFRGGRGGGRGGGFRGGRGGSGGFRGRGH
- the GAR1 gene encoding H/ACA ribonucleoprotein complex subunit 1 isoform X1, with amino-acid sequence MSFRGGGRGGFHRGGGFGRGGSGNNYFRGGGGGNFRGGGRGGFGRGGGRGGFNKGQDQGPPEHVVLLGEFLHPCEDDIVCKCTTDENKVPYFNAPVYLENKEQIGKVDEIFGQLRDFYFSVKLSENMKASSFKKLQKFYIDPYKLLPLQRFLPRPPGEKGPPRGGGRGGRGGGGRGGIGRGGRGGGFRGGRGGGRGGGFRGGRGGSGGFRGRGH